One segment of Acidimicrobiales bacterium DNA contains the following:
- a CDS encoding diguanylate cyclase: MDRLTVSAVLAGVLGLTAGVAALLGAPLVLALVAGAMAAGLAGVVVVDAGRLGVWRDRATHAEGEVDRLKRALHDAEEAREDAEARLEWRTTFTARRRSTEANRLTDETTGLLAEGWFVVALESRLATARRNLRPVAVVMLEVVVGLRGGAPEPADPRRVTAAVTATIREADEAFRLRDGVFALLLEDTTDSGATWTAERVRLALAEIEPDAVLWAGVACYPAHGLSTEEVLDRVDQALDNAREWRQHRIEVASAEG, translated from the coding sequence GTGGATCGCCTGACCGTCAGCGCCGTGCTCGCCGGGGTGCTGGGCCTCACCGCCGGTGTCGCCGCCCTCCTCGGCGCCCCCCTCGTGCTCGCCCTCGTCGCCGGGGCGATGGCCGCCGGCCTGGCCGGGGTGGTGGTCGTCGACGCCGGGCGGCTGGGGGTCTGGCGGGATCGCGCCACCCATGCCGAGGGCGAGGTGGATCGCCTGAAGCGGGCGCTGCACGACGCCGAGGAGGCCCGAGAGGACGCCGAGGCCCGTCTCGAGTGGCGCACCACCTTCACGGCCCGCCGACGCAGCACCGAGGCCAACCGTCTCACGGACGAGACCACGGGCCTGCTGGCCGAGGGCTGGTTCGTCGTCGCTCTGGAGTCACGGCTCGCCACCGCCCGACGCAACCTGCGCCCCGTGGCGGTCGTGATGCTCGAGGTGGTGGTGGGCCTGCGCGGCGGCGCGCCGGAACCGGCCGACCCCCGCCGGGTGACGGCCGCCGTGACCGCCACGATCCGCGAGGCCGACGAGGCGTTCCGGCTGCGAGACGGGGTGTTCGCCCTCCTCCTGGAGGACACCACCGACAGCGGGGCGACGTGGACGGCCGAACGTGTGCGCCTGGCCCTCGCCGAGATCGAGCCCGATGCGGTGTTGTGGGCGGGGGTCGCCTGCTACCCGGCTCACGGCCTCAGCACCGAAGAGGTGCTCGACCGGGTGGACCAGGCGCTCGACAACGCCCGCGAGTGGCGCCAGCACCGCATCGAGGTCGCCAGCGCCGAGGGCTGA
- a CDS encoding protein meaA, with product MDAAPTTAARHEPDRPWMMRTYSGHSTAKASNELYRTNLAKGQTGLSIAFDLPTQTGYDPDDPRSRGEVGKVGVPVAHLGHMGQLLDGIPVGEMNTSMTINATAAWLLGLYVANATEQGVPTEALRGTTQNDIVKEYLSRGTYIFPPEPSKRLIVDMIAYCARHIPKWNPMNVCSYHLQEAGATPVQELAYSLATAIDVLDSVRDSGQVASDDFPAVVASISFFVNAGIRFVEEMCKMRAFTEMWDRITLERYGVTDPKARRFRYGVQVNSLGLTEAQPENNVQRIVLEMLAVTLSKDARARSVQLPAWNEALGLPRPWDQQWSLRMQQVLAFETDLLEYGDLFAGSQVVEARTAELVEAAGAELDEVLALGGAFHAIDELKGRLVASNTERVRRIESGEMVVVGVNRFTETAESPLGGEENILKVDPAVEAETVAELARWRADRDGAAVDAALAELRRVAATDENLMPATIALARAGGTTGEWAGALREVFGEYRAPTGVGAAVGVGGLGEGLRAVAERVKAAPGGPPRLLVAKPGLDGHSNGAEQIAVAARDAGMEVIYQGIRLTPEQIAAVARDEDVEVVGLSILSGSHLQLVPDVVARLRAEGVDAPVVVGGIIPEEDAAVLIAAGVERVYTPKDFELGRIMGDIADLALAAR from the coding sequence ATGGACGCCGCACCGACGACCGCCGCCCGCCACGAGCCCGATCGCCCGTGGATGATGCGCACCTACTCCGGCCACTCCACCGCGAAGGCGTCGAACGAGCTCTACCGGACCAACCTGGCCAAGGGCCAGACCGGCCTGTCGATCGCCTTCGACCTCCCCACCCAGACCGGCTACGACCCCGACGACCCCCGCTCACGCGGCGAGGTCGGCAAGGTCGGGGTGCCGGTCGCCCACCTGGGCCACATGGGCCAGCTCCTCGACGGCATCCCCGTCGGGGAGATGAACACGTCGATGACCATCAACGCCACGGCCGCGTGGCTGCTCGGCCTCTACGTCGCCAACGCCACCGAGCAGGGGGTGCCGACCGAGGCCCTGCGGGGCACCACGCAGAACGACATCGTCAAGGAGTACCTGTCGAGGGGCACCTACATCTTCCCGCCTGAACCCTCCAAACGGCTGATCGTCGACATGATCGCCTACTGCGCACGGCACATCCCGAAGTGGAACCCGATGAACGTGTGCAGCTACCACCTCCAGGAGGCCGGGGCGACGCCGGTCCAGGAGCTGGCCTACTCGCTGGCCACCGCCATCGACGTGCTCGACTCGGTCCGGGACTCCGGGCAGGTCGCGTCCGACGACTTCCCGGCCGTCGTGGCCTCCATCTCGTTCTTCGTGAACGCCGGCATCCGCTTCGTCGAGGAGATGTGCAAGATGCGGGCCTTCACCGAGATGTGGGATCGCATCACCCTGGAGCGCTACGGCGTGACCGACCCCAAGGCGCGGCGCTTCCGGTACGGGGTGCAGGTCAACTCCCTCGGCCTCACCGAGGCCCAGCCCGAGAACAACGTCCAACGGATCGTGCTCGAGATGCTGGCCGTGACCCTGTCCAAGGACGCCCGCGCCCGGTCGGTGCAGCTCCCGGCGTGGAACGAGGCGCTGGGCCTACCCCGACCCTGGGACCAGCAGTGGTCGCTGCGCATGCAGCAGGTGCTGGCCTTCGAGACCGACCTGCTCGAGTACGGCGACCTCTTCGCCGGGAGCCAGGTGGTCGAGGCCCGCACCGCCGAGCTGGTCGAGGCAGCGGGCGCCGAGCTCGACGAGGTGCTCGCCCTGGGTGGCGCCTTCCACGCCATCGACGAGCTGAAGGGCCGCCTGGTGGCGTCGAACACCGAACGGGTCCGCCGCATCGAGTCGGGCGAGATGGTGGTCGTGGGCGTCAACCGGTTCACCGAGACCGCCGAGTCGCCCCTCGGCGGTGAGGAGAACATCCTCAAGGTCGACCCCGCCGTGGAAGCCGAGACCGTCGCCGAGCTCGCGCGGTGGCGGGCCGACCGTGACGGTGCCGCCGTCGACGCCGCCCTGGCCGAGCTGCGCCGGGTCGCCGCGACCGATGAGAACCTGATGCCCGCCACGATCGCCCTCGCCCGGGCCGGGGGGACCACCGGGGAGTGGGCCGGCGCGCTGCGCGAGGTGTTCGGCGAGTACCGCGCCCCCACCGGGGTCGGCGCGGCGGTCGGCGTCGGCGGGCTCGGCGAGGGCCTCCGCGCGGTGGCCGAGCGGGTGAAGGCCGCCCCGGGCGGACCCCCGCGGCTCCTGGTGGCCAAGCCGGGTCTCGACGGGCACTCCAACGGCGCCGAGCAGATCGCCGTGGCGGCCCGCGACGCCGGCATGGAGGTCATCTACCAGGGCATCCGGCTCACCCCCGAGCAGATCGCCGCCGTGGCCCGCGACGAGGACGTCGAGGTGGTGGGCCTGTCGATCCTGTCGGGCAGCCACCTCCAGCTCGTCCCCGACGTCGTGGCCCGACTGCGCGCCGAGGGGGTGGACGCCCCCGTCGTGGTGGGGGGCATCATCCCCGAGGAGGACGCCGCGGTGCTGATCGCCGCCGGCGTGGAACGGGTGTACACGCCCAAGGACTTCGAGCTGGGTCGGATCATGGGCGACATCGCCGACCTCGCCCTCGCCGCTCGCTGA
- a CDS encoding aspartate kinase has product MALLVQKFGGTSVGDPERMRAVADHVARTVRKGDQVVVVVSAMGKETDELLRLAREVSDTRPGREMDMLVTAGERKAMALLCMALADRGVVAESFTGSQAGFHTDSTHMDAKILDVAPDRVREALGRGAVAVVGGAQGISPERNITFLGRGGSDTTAVALAHALDAEVCELYTDVSGVFTTDPRVVPSARKLAAISFDELMEMTANGCPKPAMRSVEYARTHGVDLHVRSAFTWEPGTLVTKEDDDMEQAIVSAVVHDASDAKVTIGGVEDRPGIAARLFRALADEGVSVDLIVQNTSDAGRTDISFTVPDEQLAAAMAICEREAAGMGAGEVTGDADIARVSVIGAGMKTHPGVAATVFETLAANDINILMIASSAIRISVVVADAQAEQAIQVLHDGFRLDEGPALID; this is encoded by the coding sequence GTGGCTCTGCTCGTCCAGAAGTTCGGTGGCACCTCGGTCGGCGACCCCGAGCGCATGCGCGCCGTCGCCGACCACGTGGCCCGGACCGTGCGGAAGGGCGACCAGGTGGTGGTCGTGGTGTCGGCGATGGGCAAGGAGACCGACGAGCTCCTCCGCCTGGCCCGGGAGGTGTCCGACACCCGTCCCGGGCGGGAGATGGACATGCTCGTCACCGCCGGTGAGCGCAAGGCCATGGCCCTGTTGTGCATGGCGCTGGCGGACCGCGGGGTGGTGGCCGAGTCGTTCACCGGCTCACAGGCCGGCTTCCACACCGACTCCACCCACATGGACGCCAAGATCCTCGACGTGGCTCCCGACCGGGTCCGCGAGGCCCTGGGGCGGGGGGCGGTGGCGGTGGTCGGGGGCGCCCAGGGCATCTCCCCGGAACGCAACATCACGTTCCTCGGCCGTGGCGGCTCGGACACCACCGCGGTGGCGCTCGCCCACGCCCTCGACGCCGAGGTGTGCGAGCTCTACACCGACGTCTCGGGGGTGTTCACCACCGACCCCCGGGTCGTCCCGAGCGCCCGCAAGCTCGCCGCCATCAGCTTCGACGAGCTGATGGAGATGACCGCCAACGGCTGTCCGAAGCCCGCCATGCGCTCGGTCGAGTACGCCCGCACCCACGGGGTCGACCTGCACGTGCGCTCGGCGTTCACGTGGGAACCCGGCACGTTGGTCACCAAGGAGGACGACGACATGGAGCAAGCCATCGTCTCGGCGGTCGTGCACGACGCCTCTGACGCCAAGGTCACGATCGGCGGGGTGGAGGACCGTCCCGGCATCGCCGCCCGCCTCTTCCGGGCCCTCGCCGACGAGGGGGTGAGCGTCGACCTGATCGTCCAGAACACGTCCGACGCCGGCCGGACCGACATCTCCTTCACCGTGCCCGACGAGCAGCTGGCCGCCGCCATGGCGATCTGCGAGCGCGAGGCGGCAGGGATGGGCGCCGGCGAGGTGACCGGCGACGCCGACATCGCCCGCGTGAGCGTCATCGGCGCAGGCATGAAGACCCATCCTGGCGTGGCCGCCACCGTGTTCGAGACGCTGGCCGCCAACGACATCAACATCTTGATGATCGCCAGCTCGGCCATCCGGATCTCGGTGGTCGTGGCCGACGCGCAGGCCGAGCAGGCCATCCAGGTGCTCCACGACGGCTTCCGCCTCGACGAGGGCCCCGCGCTCATCGACTGA
- a CDS encoding STAS domain-containing protein, whose product MLEITVEHTDRYTLCRPVGELDAYTVGSFREALAELSSARRLLIDLSDVPFMDSSGLGALIGGIRRAREADGEVTVACSRPTLTRLLHTTGFDRIVAVTETVEEAEAALLDPVD is encoded by the coding sequence TTGCTCGAGATCACCGTGGAGCACACCGATCGCTACACGTTGTGCCGCCCCGTCGGCGAGCTCGACGCCTACACGGTGGGGTCGTTCCGGGAGGCCCTCGCCGAGCTGTCGTCGGCCCGCCGCCTGCTCATCGACCTCTCCGACGTCCCCTTCATGGACTCCTCCGGCCTCGGTGCGCTGATCGGCGGCATCCGTCGGGCCCGCGAGGCCGACGGCGAGGTGACGGTGGCGTGCAGCCGACCGACGCTCACCCGTCTGCTCCACACCACCGGATTCGACCGGATCGTGGCCGTCACCGAGACGGTCGAGGAAGCCGAGGCGGCCCTGCTCGACCCCGTCGACTGA
- a CDS encoding peptidylprolyl isomerase, giving the protein MATSARGRRDEARRRETAAADRRRRSRRRRTQILAASIAALVLLSTVAAGIAATRGTSTPAASSTSTTLPDPADTTRSPDDYPTTGVAPVAVAPGAALTGPTPCPDASSPRTTSFAEPPPMCIDTGRFYSAVVTTTAGSMTFQLNPQRAPASVNAFVVLAGYAFYDGQPVTRIEPTAWFEVGGAFTDGSTASAFPIPDEVPEAGQIFTSGTIAMTGAGTPGTNQGAFLVATFENAPAIDPGVTAFGVMLDGAATLAAIDRLGSQSGLPVRPVRVESVTITPGAPIPSPPPG; this is encoded by the coding sequence ATGGCCACATCCGCCCGAGGACGACGCGACGAAGCCCGCCGGCGCGAGACCGCCGCCGCCGACCGGCGTCGGCGGTCACGGCGGCGGCGCACCCAGATCCTCGCCGCCTCGATCGCCGCGCTGGTGCTGCTCTCGACGGTGGCGGCCGGCATCGCCGCCACCCGCGGCACGTCGACCCCCGCCGCCTCGAGCACCAGTACGACGCTCCCCGACCCCGCCGACACCACCCGATCGCCCGACGACTACCCGACCACGGGCGTGGCGCCGGTGGCCGTCGCCCCGGGCGCGGCCCTCACCGGCCCGACGCCGTGCCCTGACGCCTCGTCGCCCCGGACGACGTCGTTCGCCGAGCCGCCACCGATGTGCATCGACACCGGGCGCTTCTACTCGGCGGTGGTGACGACGACCGCCGGGTCGATGACCTTCCAGCTCAACCCACAGCGGGCCCCGGCCTCGGTGAACGCCTTCGTGGTCCTCGCGGGGTACGCCTTCTACGACGGGCAGCCGGTGACCCGCATCGAGCCCACGGCGTGGTTCGAGGTGGGCGGGGCGTTCACCGACGGCTCGACGGCGTCGGCCTTCCCGATCCCCGACGAGGTGCCCGAGGCCGGCCAGATCTTCACGTCGGGGACCATCGCCATGACCGGAGCGGGCACACCGGGCACCAACCAGGGCGCCTTCCTGGTGGCCACCTTCGAGAACGCGCCAGCCATCGACCCGGGCGTCACCGCCTTCGGCGTCATGCTCGACGGCGCCGCCACCCTGGCCGCCATCGATCGGCTCGGCAGCCAGTCCGGCCTGCCGGTCCGCCCGGTGCGGGTCGAGTCCGTGACGATCACCCCCGGCGCACCGATCCCCTCGCCACCACCGGGCTGA
- the aat gene encoding leucyl/phenylalanyl-tRNA--protein transferase encodes MPLEPPASPWEFPAADTWGPDDLVGIGADLEPGTVLAAYRRGLFPMPLSRRRGIAWWSPDPRAVLPLDGLRVSRSLRRSIGRYEVRFDTAFDAVVSACADPRREGAWISPDIRHAYGQLHHLGWAHSVETWERGRLVGGLYGVCAHGLFAGESMFHLATDASKVALVVLVERLREIGVVLLDVQWLTPHLASLGAVEIPRREYLRRLAEALEVDVGPFA; translated from the coding sequence GTGCCGCTCGAACCGCCCGCCTCGCCCTGGGAGTTCCCGGCTGCCGACACGTGGGGCCCCGACGACCTCGTCGGGATCGGCGCCGACCTCGAACCGGGCACGGTGCTCGCCGCGTACCGGCGGGGCCTGTTCCCCATGCCGCTGTCGCGCCGGCGGGGCATCGCGTGGTGGTCCCCCGACCCGCGCGCGGTGCTCCCCCTCGACGGGCTCAGGGTGTCGCGGTCCCTCCGACGATCGATCGGCCGCTACGAGGTCCGGTTCGACACGGCCTTCGACGCCGTCGTGTCCGCCTGCGCCGACCCCCGTCGGGAGGGCGCATGGATCAGCCCGGACATCCGTCACGCCTACGGCCAGCTGCACCACCTGGGGTGGGCCCATTCCGTCGAGACCTGGGAGCGCGGTCGACTGGTGGGCGGCCTCTACGGCGTCTGCGCCCACGGGTTGTTCGCCGGCGAATCGATGTTCCACCTCGCCACGGACGCCTCGAAGGTGGCCCTGGTGGTCCTGGTGGAACGCCTGCGCGAGATCGGCGTCGTGCTCCTCGACGTGCAGTGGCTCACCCCGCACCTGGCGTCGCTCGGCGCCGTGGAGATCCCCCGACGCGAGTACCTGCGGCGCCTGGCGGAGGCGCTGGAGGTCGACGTGGGCCCGTTCGCCTGA
- a CDS encoding Type 1 glutamine amidotransferase-like domain-containing protein — protein MSPPPVDRPPSAPGPLALVGGGEFEEGCEFDVELLAASGGDRVAVLPTGFAYEGPHRSVEAATRWFGAMGASVTEVPVYNRADALVAENVVALASARFIYVVGTSPMHLRSVLKDTPVYDALVQAWRGGAVLVGSGAGADVLCDPMVDTRGGAFTVGLGLVPGMAVIPRADTWSPDKVRRTVELAPQDLLLVSLPERSGIVRDPDGTWRTVGAGLVTVHRGGHQATLADLPA, from the coding sequence GTGTCTCCTCCCCCCGTCGACCGCCCCCCCTCGGCCCCCGGCCCGCTGGCCCTCGTCGGCGGCGGTGAGTTCGAGGAAGGGTGCGAGTTCGACGTCGAGCTGCTGGCGGCGTCCGGTGGTGACCGGGTCGCCGTCCTGCCGACCGGGTTCGCCTACGAGGGCCCCCATCGGTCCGTCGAGGCGGCGACGAGGTGGTTCGGGGCGATGGGCGCCTCGGTCACCGAGGTCCCCGTGTACAACCGGGCCGACGCCCTCGTCGCCGAGAACGTCGTGGCCCTGGCGTCGGCCCGGTTCATCTATGTGGTCGGCACCTCGCCCATGCACCTGCGCTCGGTGCTCAAGGACACCCCCGTCTACGACGCCCTCGTCCAGGCGTGGCGGGGCGGCGCGGTGCTGGTCGGCAGCGGGGCGGGCGCCGACGTGCTCTGCGACCCGATGGTTGACACCCGCGGGGGCGCGTTCACCGTCGGCCTCGGGTTGGTGCCGGGCATGGCCGTCATCCCGCGGGCCGACACCTGGTCGCCCGACAAGGTTCGTCGCACGGTCGAGCTGGCACCGCAGGACCTCCTGCTCGTGAGCCTGCCCGAGCGCAGCGGCATCGTCCGTGACCCCGACGGCACCTGGAGGACCGTCGGCGCCGGTCTCGTCACGGTGCACCGCGGCGGCCACCAGGCCACCCTCGCCGACCTGCCCGCCTGA
- a CDS encoding peptidylprolyl isomerase: MGTAKRERQKAGHQARLSAEAAARTRAERRRRLTITIALAAFVVAVVAVLTLVNRDDSSNETASTTTSTTAATDALVPPAPGPGASITGATPCPATDGSAERTTSFAEPPPMCIDPARTYTATFTTSVGTITATLDTTTTPETTNNFVVLARYKFYDGSAIFRADQSIEIVQGGAPTTNSPSDPGPGYTIPDEGGPFTYRPGQLVMARTSQPNSAGAQFFLTGGPAVSSLDAQGTYVVFGTTDEAGTALVTAMLATAVENPNGGGLGGVPDPPVVIESVTISES, translated from the coding sequence ATGGGAACCGCGAAGCGAGAACGTCAGAAGGCCGGCCACCAGGCGCGCCTGTCGGCCGAGGCCGCCGCCCGGACCCGGGCCGAGCGGCGCCGCCGCCTCACGATCACCATCGCCCTCGCGGCGTTCGTGGTGGCCGTCGTCGCCGTGCTCACCCTGGTGAACCGGGACGACTCGTCGAACGAGACGGCCTCGACCACCACGTCGACCACCGCCGCCACCGACGCGCTGGTACCACCCGCCCCCGGCCCGGGGGCCTCCATCACCGGCGCGACGCCGTGCCCGGCCACCGACGGCAGCGCCGAGCGCACGACGTCGTTCGCCGAGCCGCCGCCGATGTGCATCGACCCGGCCCGGACCTACACGGCGACCTTCACCACGAGCGTCGGCACCATCACCGCCACGCTCGACACGACGACGACACCCGAGACCACCAACAACTTCGTGGTGCTCGCCCGCTACAAGTTCTACGACGGCTCGGCCATCTTCCGCGCCGACCAGAGCATCGAGATCGTGCAGGGCGGCGCTCCGACGACGAACAGCCCCAGTGACCCGGGACCCGGGTACACGATCCCCGACGAGGGCGGCCCGTTCACGTACCGGCCCGGCCAGCTGGTCATGGCCCGGACCTCACAGCCGAACTCGGCCGGCGCCCAGTTCTTCCTGACCGGTGGCCCGGCCGTGTCGAGCCTCGACGCCCAGGGCACCTACGTGGTGTTCGGCACCACCGACGAGGCCGGCACCGCGCTGGTGACCGCCATGCTGGCCACGGCCGTGGAGAACCCGAACGGTGGAGGGCTCGGCGGCGTGCCCGACCCGCCCGTCGTCATCGAGTCCGTCACGATCTCGGAGTCCTGA
- a CDS encoding 3-hydroxybutyryl-CoA dehydrogenase — MTITRIGIIGSGIMGSGIAEVAAKAGVDVVLRSRKRESADAMVASLEKSLARQVDKGRLEAEAAADTLARVSATDDLGALADCDLVLESVVEDLVVKKALFRELDGIVKASGIIATNTSTLPVVEMAMETGRPEKVCGVHFFNPAPAMSLVEIVRPLTASDETVAEAKAFAEACGKNAVEVKDRAGFIVNALLFPYLNNAVRMLENGTASRDDIDTAMKGGCNFPMGPLALLDLVGLDTSLAILDALYDEFRDPNYAAMPLLRRMVSAGHLGRKSGIGFYDYATSS, encoded by the coding sequence ATGACCATCACGCGCATCGGCATCATCGGTTCGGGGATCATGGGGTCCGGCATCGCCGAGGTGGCCGCCAAGGCCGGCGTCGACGTGGTGCTGCGGAGCCGCAAGCGGGAGAGCGCCGACGCGATGGTGGCGTCGCTGGAGAAGTCCCTCGCCCGCCAGGTCGACAAGGGCCGACTGGAAGCCGAGGCCGCCGCGGACACCCTCGCCCGGGTGAGCGCCACCGACGACCTCGGCGCCCTCGCCGACTGCGACCTGGTCCTCGAGTCGGTCGTGGAGGACCTGGTCGTGAAGAAGGCCCTCTTCCGCGAGCTCGACGGCATCGTCAAGGCCTCCGGCATCATCGCCACGAACACCTCCACCCTGCCGGTGGTCGAGATGGCCATGGAGACCGGTCGTCCCGAGAAGGTGTGCGGTGTGCACTTCTTCAACCCCGCGCCGGCGATGAGCCTGGTCGAGATCGTCCGACCCCTGACCGCCAGCGACGAGACCGTCGCCGAGGCCAAGGCCTTCGCCGAGGCGTGCGGCAAGAACGCGGTGGAGGTGAAGGACCGGGCCGGCTTCATCGTGAACGCCCTGCTCTTCCCGTATCTCAACAACGCGGTCCGCATGCTCGAGAACGGCACCGCCTCCCGCGACGACATCGACACCGCCATGAAGGGCGGCTGCAACTTCCCGATGGGGCCGCTCGCCCTGCTCGACCTCGTGGGGCTCGACACGTCGCTGGCCATCCTCGACGCCCTCTACGACGAGTTCCGCGACCCCAACTACGCGGCGATGCCCCTGCTGCGCCGGATGGTGTCGGCCGGCCACCTCGGACGGAAGTCCGGCATCGGCTTCTACGACTACGCCACGTCGTCGTAG
- a CDS encoding pyrophosphohydrolase produces MHLDELQDLMATLYGDADAARGIPSTVAWLCEEVGELAQAVRKGTPDQQLHELGDVLAWVASLANQLGLSLSDAADRYVTDPPG; encoded by the coding sequence ATGCACCTCGACGAGCTCCAGGACCTGATGGCGACGCTCTACGGCGACGCCGACGCGGCGCGGGGGATCCCGTCGACGGTGGCGTGGCTGTGCGAGGAGGTGGGTGAGCTCGCCCAGGCGGTGCGCAAGGGCACACCCGACCAGCAGCTCCACGAGCTCGGCGACGTGCTGGCCTGGGTGGCGTCGCTGGCCAACCAGCTCGGCCTGTCGCTCAGCGACGCCGCCGACCGCTACGTCACCGACCCGCCCGGATGA
- a CDS encoding response regulator: MPTVLLATDADWIFDEVDAALASADTTVYRVRAGIDVLEAIDQVAPDLVILDQQIGNMGGMATCMAIRNAEGIDRIPITAVLMLLDRAHDAFLARRHDADGYLVKPLDAFRLRRAARVLLDGEGWFEPIDEVTSQVADLTIRG; this comes from the coding sequence GTGCCCACCGTCCTCCTGGCCACCGACGCCGACTGGATCTTCGACGAGGTCGACGCCGCCCTCGCCTCCGCCGACACCACCGTCTACCGGGTGCGCGCCGGTATCGACGTGCTCGAGGCGATCGACCAGGTCGCCCCCGATCTGGTGATCCTCGACCAACAGATCGGCAACATGGGGGGGATGGCCACCTGCATGGCCATCCGCAACGCCGAGGGCATCGACCGCATCCCCATCACGGCGGTGCTGATGCTGCTGGACCGGGCCCACGACGCCTTCCTGGCCCGGCGCCACGACGCCGACGGCTACCTGGTCAAGCCCCTCGATGCGTTCCGGCTGCGCAGGGCGGCCAGGGTGCTCCTCGACGGCGAGGGCTGGTTCGAGCCCATCGACGAGGTCACCAGCCAGGTGGCCGACCTCACCATCCGCGGCTGA
- a CDS encoding aspartate-semialdehyde dehydrogenase, translated as MRIGIVGATGQVGRVMRSILAERQFPVTELRLFASERSAGRRLPWGDTEVVVEDAATADFAGLDIVLFSAGGASSRELAPRVAESGAVVIDNSSAWRMDPEVPLVVPEVNASALDSIPKRIVANPNCTTMVAMPVLKPLDVEAGLVAMVATTYQAVSGAGLAGTAELDDQIRKIGDGAPALAMSGTAVDYPATNKFVAPIAYNVIPFAGSLVDDGLGETDEEQKLRNESRKILGLPDLAVSATCVRVPVFTGHSLAVNARFARPISPETARRLMFKAPGVELADVPTPLRAAGVDPTFVGRFRVDPTVEHGLSFFLSGDNLRKGAALNAVQIAEELLARRNR; from the coding sequence ATGCGCATCGGGATCGTGGGAGCAACCGGGCAGGTCGGCCGCGTCATGCGGTCGATCCTCGCCGAGCGGCAGTTCCCCGTCACCGAGCTGCGCCTCTTCGCCTCCGAGCGCTCCGCGGGCCGACGCCTTCCGTGGGGGGACACCGAAGTCGTCGTGGAGGACGCCGCCACCGCCGACTTCGCCGGTCTCGACATCGTGCTGTTCTCCGCTGGGGGTGCGTCGTCCCGGGAGCTCGCCCCCCGTGTGGCGGAGTCCGGTGCGGTGGTCATCGACAACTCCTCGGCCTGGCGCATGGACCCGGAGGTCCCCCTCGTCGTCCCCGAGGTGAACGCCTCGGCGCTCGATTCGATCCCCAAGCGGATCGTGGCGAACCCCAACTGCACGACGATGGTGGCGATGCCGGTCCTCAAGCCCCTCGACGTCGAGGCCGGCCTCGTCGCCATGGTGGCCACCACCTACCAGGCCGTCTCGGGCGCCGGTCTGGCGGGCACCGCCGAGCTCGACGACCAGATCCGCAAGATCGGCGACGGAGCCCCGGCGCTCGCCATGTCCGGCACCGCGGTCGACTACCCGGCGACCAACAAGTTCGTCGCCCCGATCGCCTACAACGTGATCCCCTTCGCCGGCTCGCTCGTCGACGACGGATTGGGTGAGACCGACGAGGAGCAGAAGCTGCGCAACGAGAGCCGCAAGATCCTGGGCCTGCCCGATCTGGCGGTCTCGGCGACGTGCGTGCGGGTGCCGGTGTTCACCGGGCACTCGCTGGCCGTCAACGCCCGCTTCGCCCGCCCCATCAGCCCCGAGACCGCCCGCCGGCTCATGTTCAAGGCCCCTGGCGTCGAGCTGGCCGACGTGCCCACGCCGTTGCGCGCCGCCGGCGTCGATCCCACGTTCGTCGGACGCTTCCGGGTCGACCCCACCGTCGAGCACGGGCTCTCCTTCTTCCTCTCCGGCGACAACCTCCGCAAGGGGGCGGCGCTCAACGCCGTGCAGATCGCCGAGGAGCTGCTGGCCCGCCGCAACCGCTGA